The Kineosporiaceae bacterium genome includes a window with the following:
- a CDS encoding roadblock/LC7 domain-containing protein, with product MEDVADVAWLLDNFVRSVPGSRHALVVSADGLLMAMSTELDRTSGDQLAAVVAGLTSLTRGAARHLRAGEVRQSVVEMDDRFLVLMSISDGSMLAVVADGGCDIGLIGYEMALLVTRAESSLTPQLVSHLRSQLPVSGPVRTVIGG from the coding sequence ATGGAGGACGTCGCCGACGTCGCCTGGTTGCTGGACAACTTCGTCCGCAGCGTTCCCGGCTCGCGGCATGCCCTGGTGGTCTCCGCCGACGGCCTGCTGATGGCCATGTCCACCGAACTCGACCGCACCAGTGGCGACCAGCTCGCCGCCGTGGTGGCCGGGCTGACCAGCCTGACCCGCGGCGCAGCCCGTCATCTGCGGGCCGGGGAGGTGCGGCAGTCGGTGGTCGAGATGGACGATCGATTCCTGGTGCTGATGAGCATCTCGGACGGGTCGATGCTCGCCGTGGTGGCCGACGGCGGCTGCGACATCGGCTTGATCGGCTACGAGATGGCCCTGCTGGTGACCCGGGCCGAGAGCTCGCTCACGCCGCAGCTGGTCTCGCACCTGCGGTCTCAGCTACCGGTCTCGGGGCCGGTCCGCACGGTGATCGGTGGGTGA
- a CDS encoding DUF742 domain-containing protein — protein MIKRTPEPPEEHHASEVRPYTLTGGRTRSTAGELPMETLVESLAAVPSGRTPEERDILALATSSYTSIAELSAHTKLPMGVVRVLVGDLEAAGLLYVHGLSTANEVPSPLAATTLLESVLDGICAL, from the coding sequence ATGATCAAGCGAACGCCGGAGCCGCCGGAGGAACACCACGCCTCCGAGGTACGGCCCTACACCCTGACCGGCGGACGTACCCGGTCGACCGCTGGTGAGCTGCCGATGGAGACGCTGGTCGAATCGCTGGCGGCGGTGCCCTCCGGACGGACCCCCGAGGAGCGCGACATCCTCGCCTTGGCCACCAGCTCCTACACCTCGATCGCCGAGCTGTCGGCCCACACCAAACTGCCGATGGGTGTGGTGCGCGTGCTGGTCGGTGACCTCGAGGCCGCCGGCCTGCTCTACGTGCACGGACTGTCCACCGCGAACGAGGTGCCCTCACCCCTCGCCGCCACGACCCTCCTGGAGAGTGTCCTCGATGGCATCTGCGCACTCTGA
- a CDS encoding ATP/GTP-binding protein, whose amino-acid sequence MPVPAPRHARSTRPAPPTTVKIVVAGGFAVGKTTFISSISDIDPLSTEAAMTEHSVGVDHAGAATATKTTTTVAMDFGRIALPGNLWLYLFGTPGQDRFLFMWDDLMRGAIGCVVLVDTDRLDQCFPAVDYVESRGIPFVVAVNCFNGVAKHTLDDVRDALSISPEVPMMYTDARARAATKQALVSLVQYAMRRT is encoded by the coding sequence ATGCCCGTGCCCGCACCCCGTCACGCGAGGAGCACCCGGCCGGCCCCGCCGACGACGGTGAAGATCGTGGTGGCCGGGGGATTCGCCGTCGGCAAGACCACGTTCATCTCCTCCATCTCGGACATCGACCCGCTCTCGACCGAGGCTGCGATGACCGAGCACTCGGTGGGGGTCGACCACGCCGGGGCCGCGACGGCCACCAAGACCACCACCACGGTCGCGATGGACTTCGGCCGGATCGCGTTACCGGGCAACCTGTGGCTCTATCTGTTCGGCACCCCGGGGCAGGATCGCTTCCTGTTCATGTGGGACGACCTGATGCGCGGCGCGATCGGTTGTGTGGTGCTGGTCGACACCGACCGCCTGGACCAGTGCTTCCCGGCGGTCGACTACGTCGAGTCCCGCGGCATCCCGTTCGTGGTGGCGGTGAACTGCTTCAACGGGGTGGCCAAGCACACCCTGGACGACGTCCGCGACGCGCTGTCGATCTCGCCCGAGGTGCCCATGATGTACACCGACGCCCGGGCTCGGGCGGCGACCAAGCAGGCGCTGGTGTCGTTGGTCCAGTACGCGATGCGGCGCACCTGA